Proteins from one Brockia lithotrophica genomic window:
- a CDS encoding Thioredoxin reductase, whose product MSETYAVVIVGGGAAGIGAALGLASLGIPHLLVERGELGGQLRAVGGLLRDIPGAEEVEAERLCNLWRRRLRAEGTPVLRTEVAYVDVQPDPEARYALHLAGNETLRARFLLLATGALPRRLGIPGEDLVPEAYTLSTSRNPERFAGLHVAIVGGGDRALEGGLNLLPHARRITLITRSRRLRGRPAWAKRLLSAEHVTWRPETRLTRIARDADGTLLLTLAPSESPQEVLRVDALLLRLGMAAHVPPLGKALASALERREDGSLRTGEGGETSLAGVYAAGDVATPPPFRSVANAWAQGLRAAKAIALALWERQ is encoded by the coding sequence GTGTCGGAAACCTACGCCGTGGTGATCGTCGGCGGCGGTGCCGCGGGAATCGGAGCGGCTCTGGGGCTCGCTTCCTTGGGTATCCCCCACCTCCTCGTAGAACGAGGGGAATTAGGAGGACAGCTCCGCGCCGTGGGAGGTCTCCTGCGCGACATCCCGGGCGCCGAGGAAGTCGAAGCCGAACGACTGTGCAACCTTTGGCGCCGCCGCCTGCGCGCAGAAGGAACGCCCGTCCTCCGGACGGAAGTCGCGTACGTCGATGTACAACCCGACCCCGAAGCGCGCTACGCGCTGCATCTCGCGGGAAATGAAACGCTCCGCGCACGCTTCCTCCTTCTCGCCACGGGAGCCCTCCCTCGTCGCCTCGGAATTCCCGGAGAAGATCTCGTTCCGGAAGCCTATACCCTATCCACGAGCCGAAACCCGGAACGTTTTGCGGGACTCCACGTAGCCATCGTCGGCGGCGGCGACCGCGCCCTGGAAGGTGGCCTCAACCTCCTTCCTCACGCACGCCGGATCACGCTCATCACCCGCAGTCGACGCCTCAGGGGACGGCCGGCGTGGGCAAAACGGCTCCTCTCCGCAGAACACGTCACGTGGCGCCCCGAAACCCGTCTCACCCGCATCGCGCGCGACGCGGATGGCACGCTCCTTCTTACCCTTGCCCCTTCGGAATCCCCCCAAGAGGTACTCCGCGTCGACGCCCTCCTCCTTCGCCTCGGGATGGCCGCCCACGTCCCCCCGCTCGGCAAAGCCCTCGCCTCCGCCCTCGAGCGCCGCGAAGACGGCTCTCTGCGCACCGGAGAAGGGGGCGAAACATCCCTTGCGGGGGTGTACGCCGCAGGCGACGTAGCCACGCCTCCGCCTTTCCGAAGCGTGGCCAACGCCTGGGCCCAGGGCCTTCGAGCGGCCAAGGCCATTGCCTTGGCGCTTTGGGAACGCCAATGA
- a CDS encoding 8-oxo-dGTPase Bsu YtkD / 8-oxo-GTPase Bsu YtkD — MYAFPDRSGNRIELAFEGSEGEFPTETPTDVLVIPQIGKGLVFTRHRTRGIELPGGKILPGEPPLLAAAREAYEEAGISFRALRRIGGYRIRSPEGALLHVKLLFWGEVEALLPFPATSDGLEALVFPEPPSPPLPVPPFSPYLGDDLYGHILAYGRKNGWLLP; from the coding sequence ATGTATGCTTTCCCCGACCGTTCGGGAAATCGGATCGAGCTCGCCTTCGAAGGAAGCGAAGGGGAATTCCCGACCGAAACACCCACCGACGTCCTCGTGATCCCCCAGATCGGCAAAGGTCTCGTCTTTACCCGCCACCGAACCCGAGGGATCGAGCTCCCCGGAGGAAAAATCCTCCCCGGAGAACCACCCCTTCTCGCGGCGGCGCGGGAAGCTTACGAAGAAGCGGGGATTTCCTTTCGCGCGCTCCGTCGGATCGGGGGCTACAGGATCCGCTCTCCAGAAGGCGCCCTCCTCCACGTAAAGCTCCTCTTCTGGGGAGAGGTAGAGGCCCTTCTGCCGTTTCCCGCAACGAGCGACGGCCTGGAAGCTCTGGTCTTTCCGGAACCGCCGTCCCCTCCCCTCCCCGTTCCTCCCTTCAGTCCGTACCTGGGCGACGACCTGTACGGACACATCCTCGCCTACGGGAGGAAAAACGGCTGGCTCCTCCCTTGA
- a CDS encoding plectin 1 isoform 8: MARGRADKERRRCRFSELVREYKALTTLVAPVGAAAEAGGTFGGEGFRAALASWPGILFFFLAVLLLATLPYGMWRRKRSLEEEAAELIEELRFLEEALKKVERDLFPREGEELEGDPTLLLRREAFLHRTEDFRTRSIPEAVEELTRAQAAGIFRKVFALESAIAFARNLLEEGGRYLVLPPAVTRPPKTGGALPGEEEKGEEPDGGETFSQEATRAAERGEQPAGEREVSHAADERREVEGDVRAPAPAPPLPPHFVREFPLGNATASGAEEFRTLVEEDERTAALLAEVRAKLGLRLTRLEERRTALQREVADLALRFKEGRPPLPETIRRLRNAYGEIRDEVRQLVVWGERIEEEMPKAIKRLEAELRTLTEAAPLAEAGEAEEHLRAMKLLWHRLPPLWDRGDLPSLRDVGEAFARRKDLLEELLAAERHRRAKVDAQLAALREELGEFRDLLSAAAALVEKLEERYILPAEVRTELAAQAAEYESLVRARDAVEKQVRAREFREAEASLDRLLESTAEARRGMRGYIEWLEGISREEAELRRRLEEVGSRLRRLSQEIERVFYTDRTPYHERLAVLEQELPAWEGRLSLRPLDLAQVKEEFRTYLELVEAVEEETHADLQALREAERTVLHLNAYRFDVPEVGRWLMEAENAFWDGRFREAQTFARRALDTGTKLGVFQGTAP; the protein is encoded by the coding sequence ATGGCTCGAGGGAGGGCGGATAAGGAAAGGCGCAGGTGCCGGTTTTCGGAATTGGTTCGGGAGTACAAGGCTCTGACGACCCTTGTCGCCCCCGTCGGCGCGGCAGCGGAAGCGGGGGGGACGTTTGGAGGAGAAGGGTTTCGGGCGGCCCTTGCCTCTTGGCCGGGGATCCTCTTTTTTTTCCTGGCCGTTCTCCTTCTCGCCACCTTGCCGTACGGGATGTGGCGGCGGAAGCGTTCGCTAGAGGAGGAAGCTGCCGAACTCATCGAAGAGCTTCGCTTTCTCGAGGAAGCTCTGAAAAAGGTCGAAAGGGACCTCTTTCCTCGGGAAGGGGAGGAGTTGGAAGGCGATCCGACCCTGCTCCTCCGCCGAGAGGCATTTCTCCACCGCACCGAAGATTTTCGCACGCGCTCCATACCGGAAGCCGTCGAAGAACTTACGCGCGCGCAGGCGGCGGGAATCTTTCGCAAGGTTTTTGCGCTGGAGTCGGCGATCGCGTTTGCTCGCAACTTGCTCGAGGAAGGCGGGCGCTACCTCGTTCTGCCCCCTGCGGTCACGCGTCCCCCTAAAACCGGGGGAGCTCTTCCCGGGGAGGAGGAAAAAGGCGAGGAGCCCGACGGCGGCGAAACTTTTTCGCAGGAGGCGACGCGTGCGGCGGAACGCGGGGAGCAACCTGCGGGAGAGCGCGAGGTTTCCCATGCGGCAGACGAACGGAGAGAGGTGGAAGGCGACGTACGGGCGCCCGCGCCTGCCCCGCCTTTGCCCCCGCACTTCGTTCGAGAATTCCCCCTTGGAAATGCGACTGCTTCGGGCGCGGAGGAATTTCGCACGCTCGTAGAAGAAGACGAACGCACCGCGGCTTTGCTCGCCGAAGTCCGCGCGAAGCTCGGTTTGCGCCTCACGCGGCTCGAGGAACGGCGGACCGCCTTGCAAAGAGAGGTGGCCGATCTTGCCCTTCGGTTCAAGGAAGGTCGACCGCCCTTGCCCGAGACGATCCGCCGTCTGCGGAATGCCTACGGGGAAATTCGGGACGAAGTGCGCCAACTCGTGGTCTGGGGCGAAAGAATCGAGGAGGAGATGCCGAAGGCGATCAAACGCCTCGAAGCCGAACTGCGTACCCTCACAGAGGCCGCCCCGCTTGCCGAGGCGGGAGAGGCGGAGGAGCACCTTCGGGCGATGAAGCTCCTCTGGCATCGCCTTCCCCCCCTTTGGGACCGCGGGGACCTTCCTTCGCTCCGCGACGTAGGCGAAGCCTTTGCGCGGAGGAAGGACCTCCTCGAAGAACTCCTCGCCGCGGAACGGCATCGGCGGGCGAAGGTAGACGCCCAACTGGCGGCCCTCCGTGAGGAACTGGGCGAATTTCGGGATCTCCTCTCCGCCGCCGCCGCCCTCGTAGAAAAGCTCGAGGAACGGTACATCCTTCCCGCGGAGGTGCGGACCGAGCTGGCCGCGCAGGCGGCGGAGTACGAGTCTCTGGTGCGCGCCCGCGATGCGGTCGAGAAGCAGGTACGCGCGCGGGAATTCCGCGAAGCCGAGGCGTCCCTCGACCGGCTCCTCGAATCCACAGCAGAGGCGAGGCGGGGAATGCGTGGGTACATCGAGTGGTTGGAAGGTATCTCCCGCGAAGAAGCCGAACTCCGGCGCCGGCTCGAAGAGGTGGGGTCGCGGCTTCGCCGCCTCTCGCAGGAGATCGAACGCGTATTCTACACGGACCGCACGCCGTACCACGAGCGCCTCGCCGTCCTCGAGCAGGAGCTTCCCGCGTGGGAGGGACGTCTTTCCCTGCGCCCCCTCGACCTCGCTCAGGTGAAAGAGGAATTTCGGACTTACCTCGAGCTCGTCGAGGCGGTGGAAGAAGAGACGCACGCCGATCTCCAGGCCCTTCGGGAAGCGGAGCGAACCGTCCTCCACCTCAACGCCTACCGCTTCGACGTCCCGGAGGTCGGCCGGTGGCTCATGGAGGCGGAGAACGCCTTTTGGGACGGGCGCTTCCGGGAGGCACAGACATTTGCCCGGCGCGCCTTAGACACGGGAACGAAGCTCGGGGTCTTCCAGGGGACGGCCCCATAG
- a CDS encoding Hydroxyacylglutathione hydrolase: MDIRRFSLYPPAAGRAHTRTTNVYLLERGNARWLIDTGYGISQLDAILGGSTEPEDLRGIVLTHRHPAHAGGARDLMLRGLPVYVRPPIPRSSPPGLGALGVARAESTCGRISREIELLPGKERFVGESSSLPEAEEALVLALPGHTWDGLGVYLPRRRALFSGDLLLPGRAVPTLSCGDALAYLSFGESTLFSANLLVALRDSLRRLESLEDFVLYPGHGEPVEEGKDLLRHVARQVEDRLLLVRDRVHRPSTAFEVARELFPRAVRKDPAKAAVEVALYLDVLVREGFLRLEWEACPSGRPCAHFLPPDRVRRVPLSERA; the protein is encoded by the coding sequence ATGGACATCCGCCGGTTTTCTCTTTATCCTCCTGCTGCCGGGCGCGCGCACACCCGTACCACCAACGTATACCTCCTCGAAAGGGGAAACGCGCGGTGGCTCATCGATACGGGATACGGAATATCCCAGCTCGACGCAATCCTCGGAGGGTCTACAGAGCCCGAGGATCTTCGAGGAATTGTCCTCACCCACCGTCACCCCGCCCACGCCGGCGGTGCGAGGGATTTGATGCTCCGGGGACTACCCGTATACGTCCGCCCCCCAATCCCGCGTTCTTCGCCCCCGGGACTCGGAGCGCTCGGCGTTGCACGCGCGGAGTCCACCTGCGGCCGTATTTCCCGGGAAATCGAGCTCCTTCCGGGAAAAGAGCGTTTCGTCGGGGAGAGCTCGTCTCTTCCCGAAGCGGAGGAGGCGCTGGTTCTCGCGCTGCCGGGGCACACGTGGGACGGCCTGGGAGTTTACCTTCCTCGCCGTCGGGCCCTCTTTTCCGGCGACCTACTCCTGCCGGGACGTGCCGTCCCAACGCTGTCCTGCGGCGACGCCTTGGCGTACCTTTCCTTCGGCGAAAGTACGCTTTTTTCGGCCAACCTCCTCGTCGCACTCCGAGATTCTCTGCGAAGGCTCGAGTCTCTCGAAGATTTCGTCCTGTACCCCGGGCACGGGGAACCCGTAGAAGAGGGAAAAGACCTTCTCCGCCACGTCGCCCGACAGGTGGAGGACCGTCTCCTCCTCGTGCGCGACCGAGTGCACCGCCCTTCTACCGCCTTCGAGGTTGCCCGGGAACTCTTTCCCCGAGCGGTTCGAAAAGATCCTGCAAAGGCGGCCGTCGAGGTTGCTTTGTACCTCGACGTACTCGTTCGCGAAGGGTTCTTGCGCCTCGAATGGGAGGCTTGTCCGTCCGGTCGACCCTGTGCTCATTTCCTGCCCCCCGACCGCGTTCGCCGGGTACCCCTTTCCGAAAGGGCATAA
- a CDS encoding SSU ribosomal protein S4p (S9e), with protein MARYTGPIWRISRRLGISLTGTGKELQKRPFPPGQHGSQAQRRKLSEYGMQLQEKQKLRFLYGVPERQFHNLFRKASRMPGNTGENFLVLLERRLDNLVFRLGLARTRRQARQLVTHGHITVNGQRVNIPSYLVKVGDTIGLTEKGKQLRVVREALAERVYLPEYLSWDETKLEGRLERLPLREELPQEINETLVVEFYSRRG; from the coding sequence ATGGCGCGCTATACGGGTCCGATTTGGAGGATCAGCCGTCGCCTGGGGATTTCCCTCACGGGAACGGGGAAAGAGTTGCAAAAGCGGCCGTTCCCGCCCGGCCAGCACGGATCCCAGGCCCAGCGGCGAAAGCTGAGCGAGTACGGAATGCAACTTCAGGAAAAGCAGAAGCTCCGCTTCCTCTACGGCGTTCCCGAGAGGCAGTTTCACAACCTCTTCCGCAAGGCTTCGCGGATGCCCGGAAATACGGGGGAAAACTTCCTCGTCCTCTTGGAGCGGCGGCTCGACAACCTCGTGTTTCGCCTCGGGCTCGCCCGCACGAGGCGACAGGCAAGGCAACTGGTCACCCACGGCCACATCACCGTAAACGGACAACGCGTGAACATCCCCTCCTACCTCGTAAAGGTGGGGGATACGATCGGCCTCACGGAAAAGGGAAAGCAGCTCCGCGTGGTAAGGGAAGCGTTGGCCGAGCGCGTCTACTTGCCCGAATACCTTTCTTGGGACGAGACCAAACTCGAAGGACGGCTGGAACGCCTTCCCTTGCGCGAAGAACTGCCGCAGGAGATCAACGAGACGCTCGTCGTCGAGTTTTACAGCCGCCGTGGGTAA
- a CDS encoding Tyrosyl-tRNA synthetase yields the protein MNGERSFASSQEGKEHRPEPKTPRMPEASAVLERVIHEEKLEPAVAERFAQAFSRLVRGTAEITPLEEFAVRLARSVRDGRPLRVKLGLDPSAPDIHLGHTVVLRKLKDFQELGHVVQLVIGDFTGRIGDPTGRSETRRALTEEEVRENARTYLEQFSRVLDVSRVELHFNATWLAPLTLAQTIELMSRMTVARMLEREDFRERFVSGRPIALHEFLYPLLQGYDSVVLRCDVELGGTDQKFNFLVGRHLQESYGQPGQILMLMPLLEGLDGARKMSKSLGNYVGVQDPPEEMFGKIMSIPDFLVPRYALLLTDVPEEEVRRVEEGMAAGTVHPMHAKKDLARRIVAQYHGREAARRAEEHFTRVFQRRDLPEQLEEVRLASAEIPEGGVGLLSLLVRLGLAASTSEARRFVEQGAVRIDGERVEDPRARVYPRDGQVVQVGRRNFRRIRLSQDAGP from the coding sequence TTGAACGGCGAACGCTCTTTTGCTTCATCGCAGGAGGGGAAGGAGCACCGTCCCGAACCGAAAACGCCTCGGATGCCGGAAGCTTCCGCCGTGCTCGAGAGGGTGATCCACGAGGAAAAACTCGAACCTGCGGTGGCGGAGCGCTTCGCGCAAGCCTTTTCGCGCCTCGTCCGCGGGACCGCAGAAATTACGCCGCTCGAGGAATTCGCCGTTCGCCTTGCGCGGAGCGTGCGCGACGGTCGCCCCCTTCGGGTGAAGCTGGGCCTCGATCCTTCTGCCCCGGACATTCACCTGGGGCACACCGTCGTCCTCCGCAAGCTCAAGGATTTTCAGGAGCTCGGGCACGTCGTGCAGCTCGTAATCGGGGACTTTACGGGGCGGATTGGCGATCCGACCGGTCGCTCCGAGACGCGGCGCGCGCTCACGGAGGAGGAAGTGCGGGAGAACGCCCGCACGTACCTCGAACAGTTCTCCCGCGTCCTCGACGTCTCGCGCGTCGAGTTGCACTTTAACGCCACGTGGCTTGCCCCCCTCACCCTCGCCCAGACGATCGAGCTCATGTCCCGGATGACCGTGGCGCGCATGTTGGAGCGCGAAGACTTTCGCGAGCGCTTCGTGTCCGGCCGTCCCATCGCCCTGCACGAATTCCTCTACCCCCTCCTCCAGGGGTACGATTCGGTGGTGCTTCGGTGCGACGTGGAACTCGGGGGGACGGACCAGAAGTTTAACTTTCTCGTAGGCCGCCACCTGCAGGAGAGTTACGGGCAACCCGGGCAGATCCTCATGCTCATGCCCCTGCTCGAAGGCCTCGACGGCGCGCGCAAGATGTCGAAGTCCCTGGGGAATTACGTCGGGGTTCAGGACCCACCCGAGGAGATGTTCGGAAAGATCATGTCCATCCCCGACTTCCTCGTCCCTCGTTATGCACTCCTCCTCACGGACGTGCCCGAGGAAGAGGTGCGGCGCGTGGAAGAGGGGATGGCGGCGGGCACGGTACACCCGATGCACGCCAAGAAGGACCTGGCCCGGCGAATCGTCGCCCAGTACCACGGGAGAGAAGCGGCGCGGCGGGCGGAGGAGCACTTCACCCGCGTCTTTCAAAGGCGCGACCTCCCCGAGCAACTCGAAGAGGTGCGGTTGGCCTCTGCGGAAATCCCCGAAGGCGGAGTGGGCCTTTTATCCCTTCTCGTGCGCCTCGGGTTGGCCGCCTCAACGAGCGAAGCGCGCCGTTTCGTCGAGCAGGGGGCGGTGCGCATCGACGGCGAACGCGTCGAAGATCCGCGCGCGCGCGTCTATCCCCGCGACGGACAGGTTGTCCAAGTGGGTCGCCGGAACTTCCGCCGCATTCGCCTCTCGCAAGACGCGGGTCCGTAG